In Neomonachus schauinslandi chromosome 6, ASM220157v2, whole genome shotgun sequence, a genomic segment contains:
- the LOC110573963 gene encoding 40S ribosomal protein S24-like translates to MNDTVTIWTRKFMTNRLLQRKQMVIDVLHPGKATVPKTEIREKLAKMYKTTPDVIFVFGFRTHFGGGKTTGFGMIYDSLDYAKKNEPKHRLARHGLYEKKKTSRKQRKERKNRMKKVRGTAKANVGAGKK, encoded by the coding sequence ATGAACGACACAGTAACTATCTGGACCAGGAAGTTCATGACTAACCGACTACTTCAGCGGAAACAGATGGTCATTGATGTTCTTCACCCCGGAAAGGCAACAGTACCTAAGACAGAAATTCGGGAAAAACTAGCCAAAATGTACAAGACCACACCAGATGTCATATTTGTGTTTGGATTCAGAACCCATTTTGGTGGTGGCAAGACAACTGGCTTTGGCATGATATATGATTCCttggattatgcaaagaaaaatgaacccaaacacagacttgcaagacatggcctgtatgagaagaaaaagacatcaagaaaacagCGAAAGGAAcgcaagaacagaatgaagaaagtcagggggACTGCAAAAGCCAATGTTGGTGCTGGCAAAAAGTGA